Part of the Nitrosopumilus sp. genome, ATATTGCTGCACTAAAAAATGCAATCTCTTCTTTGCAACAAGATGTTTCTAAACTAAACTCAGGTGAAAAAGTCCCTTCAAATGGTGGTGAGTCTTATGACTTTGCAATATTTGCATTATCAATTTCAGCAGCAGCTATCATACTTGCAATTGTTTCATTAGTAAAAAGAAAATAGAAAAAGAGGAATTCCTAAAATCTTGGAACGACTCTAGATTTTGCAGTTACTGCTACGATGCTTATGATTGCTACAGCTAGTATCATCATTGCAATTGTACCAAATTCTGGGACAACGTTTGAGAATACTACTTCTTCACCAATTGGTCCAGTTTTAGGATCATCTACTCCATAACCCTGGAAAGTGATTGTAATATTTACTGGATCTGATGAACCAAGAGCCTTTGTCATATGAACTCCTTTTCCATCGTGGTGATGTGCACCTTTATCGTCTAGTACTGTATTACCATTTTGTGTGACTTTCATATCGTGATTGACATGTTCTGCCCCTTCAAATTGAACACTGATTTCTAACATCTCACCTTTTGTTGGTGCTGTAGTCCAAACTGAAACCTTAGTACCGTCAGACAACATTCCTGTTGCTGATGCAGCACCTGTTGGCATCATCATTTCATCACCATGATCATCACCATGATCAT contains:
- a CDS encoding PEFG-CTERM sorting domain-containing protein, with protein sequence MKTKAISSFFVLFAIAAGIVAMTPGAFADHSQVTIEAAAGSGAPGCEETAEGCYIPSTATVDVGGEVIFSNTDSAAHTFTSGDPTVPESVQVLFDSGLVMAGSTYSWSPTETGDVPYFCMVHPWMQGLIVVQEAGAAEEDDHGDDHGDEMMMPTGAASATGMLSDGTKVSVWTTAPTKGEMLEISVQFEGAEHVNHDMKVTQNGNTVLDDKGAHHHDGKGVHMTKALGSSDPVNITITFQGYGVDDPKTGPIGEEVVFSNVVPEFGTIAMMILAVAIISIVAVTAKSRVVPRF